The following coding sequences lie in one Oncorhynchus kisutch isolate 150728-3 linkage group LG17, Okis_V2, whole genome shotgun sequence genomic window:
- the LOC109907285 gene encoding tumor protein D52 isoform X1: MDALEQEYKSPFDFEQGVNSSYLYLSPSVIVTPPGSPHVTVTARGAVRPDSITEVGEDAVMSVAVSPSVPTLTEEEQEELRDELLRVEDEVVTLSQVLAAKEKQVADIKRKLGITPLNELKQNISKSWQEVTTSTAYKKTSEGLSVAGQKATAAFTSMGSAISRKFEDVRLQSISNSFGIRSLQHSASMPVMRNTPTFKSFEEKVETLKVKMSPTASQGDFGDVLTSTATSDPSVPVEKWPEATPIATQEEQPH; this comes from the exons ATGGACGCTCTGGAGCAGGAATACAAGTCGCCGTTTGACTTTGAGCAGGGGGTGAATAGCAGCTACCTCTATCTGTCCCCCAGCGTCATTGTAACACCACCAGGCTCACCGCACGTGACTGTCACAGCCAGAG GTGCTGTGAGACCAGACTCTATCACAGAGGTAGGGGAGGATGCAGTGATGTCGGTGGCAGTGTCCCCTTCCGTCCCCACCCtgacagaggaggaacaggaggagctGCGAGATGAACTGCTCAGG GTGGAGGATGAGGTCGTGACTCTGTCTCAGGTGCTGGCAGCTAAGGAGAAGCAGGTGGCAGACATCAAGAGGAAGCTGGGCATCACTCCTCTCAACGAGCTCAAACAGAACATCAGCAAGAGCTGGCAGGAGGTCACCACCTCTACTGC cTACAAGAAGACGTCAGAGGGCCTGTCCGTAGCTGGTCAGAAGGCCACGGCAGCCTTCACCAGCATGGGCTCGGCCATCAGCAGGAAGTTTGAGGACGTCAG ATTGCAATCTATTTCCAATTCCTTTGG CATACGCTCCCTACAGCATTCTGCTAGTATGCCCGTGATGAG AAACACACCCACCTTTAAGTCGTTTGAGGAGAAAGTCGAGACTTTAAAG GTCAAGATGAGCCCGACGGCATCTCAGGGTGACTTTGGCGATGTGTTGACCTCTACAGCGACCTCTGACCCTTCTGTTCCCGTAGAGAAATGGCCAGAGGCCACACCCATCGCCACCCAGGAAGAACAGCCCCACTGA
- the LOC109907285 gene encoding tumor protein D52 isoform X3, whose amino-acid sequence MDALEQEYKSPFDFEQGVNSSYLYLSPSVIVTPPGSPHVTVTARGAVRPDSITEVGEDAVMSVAVSPSVPTLTEEEQEELRDELLRVEDEVVTLSQVLAAKEKQVADIKRKLGITPLNELKQNISKSWQEVTTSTAYKKTSEGLSVAGQKATAAFTSMGSAISRKFEDVRNTPTFKSFEEKVETLKVKMSPTASQGDFGDVLTSTATSDPSVPVEKWPEATPIATQEEQPH is encoded by the exons ATGGACGCTCTGGAGCAGGAATACAAGTCGCCGTTTGACTTTGAGCAGGGGGTGAATAGCAGCTACCTCTATCTGTCCCCCAGCGTCATTGTAACACCACCAGGCTCACCGCACGTGACTGTCACAGCCAGAG GTGCTGTGAGACCAGACTCTATCACAGAGGTAGGGGAGGATGCAGTGATGTCGGTGGCAGTGTCCCCTTCCGTCCCCACCCtgacagaggaggaacaggaggagctGCGAGATGAACTGCTCAGG GTGGAGGATGAGGTCGTGACTCTGTCTCAGGTGCTGGCAGCTAAGGAGAAGCAGGTGGCAGACATCAAGAGGAAGCTGGGCATCACTCCTCTCAACGAGCTCAAACAGAACATCAGCAAGAGCTGGCAGGAGGTCACCACCTCTACTGC cTACAAGAAGACGTCAGAGGGCCTGTCCGTAGCTGGTCAGAAGGCCACGGCAGCCTTCACCAGCATGGGCTCGGCCATCAGCAGGAAGTTTGAGGACGTCAG AAACACACCCACCTTTAAGTCGTTTGAGGAGAAAGTCGAGACTTTAAAG GTCAAGATGAGCCCGACGGCATCTCAGGGTGACTTTGGCGATGTGTTGACCTCTACAGCGACCTCTGACCCTTCTGTTCCCGTAGAGAAATGGCCAGAGGCCACACCCATCGCCACCCAGGAAGAACAGCCCCACTGA
- the LOC109907285 gene encoding tumor protein D52 isoform X4, whose amino-acid sequence MDALEQEYKSPFDFEQGVNSSYLYLSPSVIVTPPGSPHVTVTARGAVRPDSITEVGEDAVMSVAVSPSVPTLTEEEQEELRDELLRVEDEVVTLSQVLAAKEKQVADIKRKLGITPLNELKQNISKSWQEVTTSTAYKKTSEGLSVAGQKATAAFTSMGSAISRKFEDVRLQSISNSFGIRSLQHSASMPVMRNTPTFKSFEEKVETLKVKDEKRSQDEPDGISG is encoded by the exons ATGGACGCTCTGGAGCAGGAATACAAGTCGCCGTTTGACTTTGAGCAGGGGGTGAATAGCAGCTACCTCTATCTGTCCCCCAGCGTCATTGTAACACCACCAGGCTCACCGCACGTGACTGTCACAGCCAGAG GTGCTGTGAGACCAGACTCTATCACAGAGGTAGGGGAGGATGCAGTGATGTCGGTGGCAGTGTCCCCTTCCGTCCCCACCCtgacagaggaggaacaggaggagctGCGAGATGAACTGCTCAGG GTGGAGGATGAGGTCGTGACTCTGTCTCAGGTGCTGGCAGCTAAGGAGAAGCAGGTGGCAGACATCAAGAGGAAGCTGGGCATCACTCCTCTCAACGAGCTCAAACAGAACATCAGCAAGAGCTGGCAGGAGGTCACCACCTCTACTGC cTACAAGAAGACGTCAGAGGGCCTGTCCGTAGCTGGTCAGAAGGCCACGGCAGCCTTCACCAGCATGGGCTCGGCCATCAGCAGGAAGTTTGAGGACGTCAG ATTGCAATCTATTTCCAATTCCTTTGG CATACGCTCCCTACAGCATTCTGCTAGTATGCCCGTGATGAG AAACACACCCACCTTTAAGTCGTTTGAGGAGAAAGTCGAGACTTTAAAGGTAAAAGATGAGAAGAGGA GTCAAGATGAGCCCGACGGCATCTCAGGGTGA
- the LOC109907285 gene encoding tumor protein D52 isoform X6, which produces MDALEQEYKSPFDFEQGVNSSYLYLSPSVIVTPPGSPHVTVTARGAVRPDSITEVGEDAVMSVAVSPSVPTLTEEEQEELRDELLRVEDEVVTLSQVLAAKEKQVADIKRKLGITPLNELKQNISKSWQEVTTSTAYKKTSEGLSVAGQKATAAFTSMGSAISRKFEDVRLQSISNSFGNTPTFKSFEEKVETLKVKDEKRSQDEPDGISG; this is translated from the exons ATGGACGCTCTGGAGCAGGAATACAAGTCGCCGTTTGACTTTGAGCAGGGGGTGAATAGCAGCTACCTCTATCTGTCCCCCAGCGTCATTGTAACACCACCAGGCTCACCGCACGTGACTGTCACAGCCAGAG GTGCTGTGAGACCAGACTCTATCACAGAGGTAGGGGAGGATGCAGTGATGTCGGTGGCAGTGTCCCCTTCCGTCCCCACCCtgacagaggaggaacaggaggagctGCGAGATGAACTGCTCAGG GTGGAGGATGAGGTCGTGACTCTGTCTCAGGTGCTGGCAGCTAAGGAGAAGCAGGTGGCAGACATCAAGAGGAAGCTGGGCATCACTCCTCTCAACGAGCTCAAACAGAACATCAGCAAGAGCTGGCAGGAGGTCACCACCTCTACTGC cTACAAGAAGACGTCAGAGGGCCTGTCCGTAGCTGGTCAGAAGGCCACGGCAGCCTTCACCAGCATGGGCTCGGCCATCAGCAGGAAGTTTGAGGACGTCAG ATTGCAATCTATTTCCAATTCCTTTGG AAACACACCCACCTTTAAGTCGTTTGAGGAGAAAGTCGAGACTTTAAAGGTAAAAGATGAGAAGAGGA GTCAAGATGAGCCCGACGGCATCTCAGGGTGA
- the LOC109907285 gene encoding tumor protein D52 isoform X8: MDALEQEYKSPFDFEQGVNSSYLYLSPSVIVTPPGSPHVTVTARGAVRPDSITEVGEDAVMSVAVSPSVPTLTEEEQEELRDELLRVEDEVVTLSQVLAAKEKQVADIKRKLGITPLNELKQNISKSWQEVTTSTAYKKTSEGLSVAGQKATAAFTSMGSAISRKFEDVRNTPTFKSFEEKVETLKVKDEKRSQDEPDGISG; the protein is encoded by the exons ATGGACGCTCTGGAGCAGGAATACAAGTCGCCGTTTGACTTTGAGCAGGGGGTGAATAGCAGCTACCTCTATCTGTCCCCCAGCGTCATTGTAACACCACCAGGCTCACCGCACGTGACTGTCACAGCCAGAG GTGCTGTGAGACCAGACTCTATCACAGAGGTAGGGGAGGATGCAGTGATGTCGGTGGCAGTGTCCCCTTCCGTCCCCACCCtgacagaggaggaacaggaggagctGCGAGATGAACTGCTCAGG GTGGAGGATGAGGTCGTGACTCTGTCTCAGGTGCTGGCAGCTAAGGAGAAGCAGGTGGCAGACATCAAGAGGAAGCTGGGCATCACTCCTCTCAACGAGCTCAAACAGAACATCAGCAAGAGCTGGCAGGAGGTCACCACCTCTACTGC cTACAAGAAGACGTCAGAGGGCCTGTCCGTAGCTGGTCAGAAGGCCACGGCAGCCTTCACCAGCATGGGCTCGGCCATCAGCAGGAAGTTTGAGGACGTCAG AAACACACCCACCTTTAAGTCGTTTGAGGAGAAAGTCGAGACTTTAAAGGTAAAAGATGAGAAGAGGA GTCAAGATGAGCCCGACGGCATCTCAGGGTGA
- the LOC109907285 gene encoding tumor protein D52 isoform X2, with product MDALEQEYKSPFDFEQGVNSSYLYLSPSVIVTPPGSPHVTVTARGAVRPDSITEVGEDAVMSVAVSPSVPTLTEEEQEELRDELLRVEDEVVTLSQVLAAKEKQVADIKRKLGITPLNELKQNISKSWQEVTTSTAYKKTSEGLSVAGQKATAAFTSMGSAISRKFEDVRLQSISNSFGNTPTFKSFEEKVETLKVKMSPTASQGDFGDVLTSTATSDPSVPVEKWPEATPIATQEEQPH from the exons ATGGACGCTCTGGAGCAGGAATACAAGTCGCCGTTTGACTTTGAGCAGGGGGTGAATAGCAGCTACCTCTATCTGTCCCCCAGCGTCATTGTAACACCACCAGGCTCACCGCACGTGACTGTCACAGCCAGAG GTGCTGTGAGACCAGACTCTATCACAGAGGTAGGGGAGGATGCAGTGATGTCGGTGGCAGTGTCCCCTTCCGTCCCCACCCtgacagaggaggaacaggaggagctGCGAGATGAACTGCTCAGG GTGGAGGATGAGGTCGTGACTCTGTCTCAGGTGCTGGCAGCTAAGGAGAAGCAGGTGGCAGACATCAAGAGGAAGCTGGGCATCACTCCTCTCAACGAGCTCAAACAGAACATCAGCAAGAGCTGGCAGGAGGTCACCACCTCTACTGC cTACAAGAAGACGTCAGAGGGCCTGTCCGTAGCTGGTCAGAAGGCCACGGCAGCCTTCACCAGCATGGGCTCGGCCATCAGCAGGAAGTTTGAGGACGTCAG ATTGCAATCTATTTCCAATTCCTTTGG AAACACACCCACCTTTAAGTCGTTTGAGGAGAAAGTCGAGACTTTAAAG GTCAAGATGAGCCCGACGGCATCTCAGGGTGACTTTGGCGATGTGTTGACCTCTACAGCGACCTCTGACCCTTCTGTTCCCGTAGAGAAATGGCCAGAGGCCACACCCATCGCCACCCAGGAAGAACAGCCCCACTGA
- the LOC109907285 gene encoding tumor protein D52 isoform X5, whose product MEQADQGAVRPDSITEVGEDAVMSVAVSPSVPTLTEEEQEELRDELLRVEDEVVTLSQVLAAKEKQVADIKRKLGITPLNELKQNISKSWQEVTTSTAYKKTSEGLSVAGQKATAAFTSMGSAISRKFEDVRLQSISNSFGIRSLQHSASMPVMRNTPTFKSFEEKVETLKVKMSPTASQGDFGDVLTSTATSDPSVPVEKWPEATPIATQEEQPH is encoded by the exons GTGCTGTGAGACCAGACTCTATCACAGAGGTAGGGGAGGATGCAGTGATGTCGGTGGCAGTGTCCCCTTCCGTCCCCACCCtgacagaggaggaacaggaggagctGCGAGATGAACTGCTCAGG GTGGAGGATGAGGTCGTGACTCTGTCTCAGGTGCTGGCAGCTAAGGAGAAGCAGGTGGCAGACATCAAGAGGAAGCTGGGCATCACTCCTCTCAACGAGCTCAAACAGAACATCAGCAAGAGCTGGCAGGAGGTCACCACCTCTACTGC cTACAAGAAGACGTCAGAGGGCCTGTCCGTAGCTGGTCAGAAGGCCACGGCAGCCTTCACCAGCATGGGCTCGGCCATCAGCAGGAAGTTTGAGGACGTCAG ATTGCAATCTATTTCCAATTCCTTTGG CATACGCTCCCTACAGCATTCTGCTAGTATGCCCGTGATGAG AAACACACCCACCTTTAAGTCGTTTGAGGAGAAAGTCGAGACTTTAAAG GTCAAGATGAGCCCGACGGCATCTCAGGGTGACTTTGGCGATGTGTTGACCTCTACAGCGACCTCTGACCCTTCTGTTCCCGTAGAGAAATGGCCAGAGGCCACACCCATCGCCACCCAGGAAGAACAGCCCCACTGA
- the LOC109907285 gene encoding tumor protein D52 isoform X9, protein MEQADQGAVRPDSITEVGEDAVMSVAVSPSVPTLTEEEQEELRDELLRVEDEVVTLSQVLAAKEKQVADIKRKLGITPLNELKQNISKSWQEVTTSTAYKKTSEGLSVAGQKATAAFTSMGSAISRKFEDVRNTPTFKSFEEKVETLKVKMSPTASQGDFGDVLTSTATSDPSVPVEKWPEATPIATQEEQPH, encoded by the exons GTGCTGTGAGACCAGACTCTATCACAGAGGTAGGGGAGGATGCAGTGATGTCGGTGGCAGTGTCCCCTTCCGTCCCCACCCtgacagaggaggaacaggaggagctGCGAGATGAACTGCTCAGG GTGGAGGATGAGGTCGTGACTCTGTCTCAGGTGCTGGCAGCTAAGGAGAAGCAGGTGGCAGACATCAAGAGGAAGCTGGGCATCACTCCTCTCAACGAGCTCAAACAGAACATCAGCAAGAGCTGGCAGGAGGTCACCACCTCTACTGC cTACAAGAAGACGTCAGAGGGCCTGTCCGTAGCTGGTCAGAAGGCCACGGCAGCCTTCACCAGCATGGGCTCGGCCATCAGCAGGAAGTTTGAGGACGTCAG AAACACACCCACCTTTAAGTCGTTTGAGGAGAAAGTCGAGACTTTAAAG GTCAAGATGAGCCCGACGGCATCTCAGGGTGACTTTGGCGATGTGTTGACCTCTACAGCGACCTCTGACCCTTCTGTTCCCGTAGAGAAATGGCCAGAGGCCACACCCATCGCCACCCAGGAAGAACAGCCCCACTGA
- the LOC109907285 gene encoding tumor protein D52 isoform X7: MEQADQGAVRPDSITEVGEDAVMSVAVSPSVPTLTEEEQEELRDELLRVEDEVVTLSQVLAAKEKQVADIKRKLGITPLNELKQNISKSWQEVTTSTAYKKTSEGLSVAGQKATAAFTSMGSAISRKFEDVRLQSISNSFGNTPTFKSFEEKVETLKVKMSPTASQGDFGDVLTSTATSDPSVPVEKWPEATPIATQEEQPH; the protein is encoded by the exons GTGCTGTGAGACCAGACTCTATCACAGAGGTAGGGGAGGATGCAGTGATGTCGGTGGCAGTGTCCCCTTCCGTCCCCACCCtgacagaggaggaacaggaggagctGCGAGATGAACTGCTCAGG GTGGAGGATGAGGTCGTGACTCTGTCTCAGGTGCTGGCAGCTAAGGAGAAGCAGGTGGCAGACATCAAGAGGAAGCTGGGCATCACTCCTCTCAACGAGCTCAAACAGAACATCAGCAAGAGCTGGCAGGAGGTCACCACCTCTACTGC cTACAAGAAGACGTCAGAGGGCCTGTCCGTAGCTGGTCAGAAGGCCACGGCAGCCTTCACCAGCATGGGCTCGGCCATCAGCAGGAAGTTTGAGGACGTCAG ATTGCAATCTATTTCCAATTCCTTTGG AAACACACCCACCTTTAAGTCGTTTGAGGAGAAAGTCGAGACTTTAAAG GTCAAGATGAGCCCGACGGCATCTCAGGGTGACTTTGGCGATGTGTTGACCTCTACAGCGACCTCTGACCCTTCTGTTCCCGTAGAGAAATGGCCAGAGGCCACACCCATCGCCACCCAGGAAGAACAGCCCCACTGA
- the LOC109907285 gene encoding tumor protein D52 isoform X11 — translation MEQADQGAVRPDSITEVGEDAVMSVAVSPSVPTLTEEEQEELRDELLRVEDEVVTLSQVLAAKEKQVADIKRKLGITPLNELKQNISKSWQEVTTSTAYKKTSEGLSVAGQKATAAFTSMGSAISRKFEDVRNTPTFKSFEEKVETLKVKDEKRSQDEPDGISG, via the exons GTGCTGTGAGACCAGACTCTATCACAGAGGTAGGGGAGGATGCAGTGATGTCGGTGGCAGTGTCCCCTTCCGTCCCCACCCtgacagaggaggaacaggaggagctGCGAGATGAACTGCTCAGG GTGGAGGATGAGGTCGTGACTCTGTCTCAGGTGCTGGCAGCTAAGGAGAAGCAGGTGGCAGACATCAAGAGGAAGCTGGGCATCACTCCTCTCAACGAGCTCAAACAGAACATCAGCAAGAGCTGGCAGGAGGTCACCACCTCTACTGC cTACAAGAAGACGTCAGAGGGCCTGTCCGTAGCTGGTCAGAAGGCCACGGCAGCCTTCACCAGCATGGGCTCGGCCATCAGCAGGAAGTTTGAGGACGTCAG AAACACACCCACCTTTAAGTCGTTTGAGGAGAAAGTCGAGACTTTAAAGGTAAAAGATGAGAAGAGGA GTCAAGATGAGCCCGACGGCATCTCAGGGTGA
- the LOC109907285 gene encoding tumor protein D52 isoform X10 has product MEQADQGAVRPDSITEVGEDAVMSVAVSPSVPTLTEEEQEELRDELLRVEDEVVTLSQVLAAKEKQVADIKRKLGITPLNELKQNISKSWQEVTTSTAYKKTSEGLSVAGQKATAAFTSMGSAISRKFEDVRLQSISNSFGNTPTFKSFEEKVETLKVKDEKRSQDEPDGISG; this is encoded by the exons GTGCTGTGAGACCAGACTCTATCACAGAGGTAGGGGAGGATGCAGTGATGTCGGTGGCAGTGTCCCCTTCCGTCCCCACCCtgacagaggaggaacaggaggagctGCGAGATGAACTGCTCAGG GTGGAGGATGAGGTCGTGACTCTGTCTCAGGTGCTGGCAGCTAAGGAGAAGCAGGTGGCAGACATCAAGAGGAAGCTGGGCATCACTCCTCTCAACGAGCTCAAACAGAACATCAGCAAGAGCTGGCAGGAGGTCACCACCTCTACTGC cTACAAGAAGACGTCAGAGGGCCTGTCCGTAGCTGGTCAGAAGGCCACGGCAGCCTTCACCAGCATGGGCTCGGCCATCAGCAGGAAGTTTGAGGACGTCAG ATTGCAATCTATTTCCAATTCCTTTGG AAACACACCCACCTTTAAGTCGTTTGAGGAGAAAGTCGAGACTTTAAAGGTAAAAGATGAGAAGAGGA GTCAAGATGAGCCCGACGGCATCTCAGGGTGA